TGCGGAGGAAACAAAACGGTGCCCGGACGGCGTGGTGAATCTTATACAGTCTGCATTTAGCTTTGGGGCGGTTACGGGCCCCTGGGCGGCTGATTTTATCATAAGGGTGTGGAGGCTTGACTGGCGTTTTGTGTTTCTGACAGCCGGTGTGGGCAGCGGGCTGATGGCGGTCCTGCTGGCTCTTGGGAGAAAAGGGGCTTCAGACGGGAGGGCGTCCTGGAGCCGTGCCAGTGAGGCGCGGAATCGAAAACACCGAAAACCAGGGAATGCTTTGGATCATCCGTTTGCGTTTGGGGGAAGCCTCTGGGTATTGGCTGTTCTCATGTTTGGATATTCCATGATAGAAACAGGCGGGATTTATTTTATCGGCACGCTGCAGGGCAGCCTGGGCGGAGGCAGGGAGAGCGCCTGGGGGATTTCGGCTGTCTGGCTGAGCATGACGGTGGGGCGTCTGATCGCTTCCAGAATAAGAATGAAAAGGCTTCCCGTGATTGCAGGAGGTTTTTTTGCAGCCTCATCTGCCATATTGGGACTTTCCTTTTGCGGCAGCGACCAGGCGGGCGGAGCCTGGATGATGACGGGGCTTTGTGCGGCCATGGGCATGTCCATGGGGCCTGTTTGGCCTGCGCTGGTCAGCTGCGCCATTGAACGGTATCCGCAAAAGGCGGCGCTGGCTGCCAGCAGGATGGTTATGGCGGGCAGCGCTGGCGGGGCGGTGATGCCGCTTTTCATGGGAGCGGTGACGGATGCGTATGGAGTGCGGACGGCTTACTGGATGGCAGCGGCGGTTGGGGCCGCAGCCTGTGGGACCGCCTGTTTGTGGGGACTGAAAAAGACGCTGTGTAAAAGCAAGTGAGAAGGGAGCTGGAAAATGGATTTTAAGCTGAAGAGAGAGCAGATCGAAGACTGGTGCAGGATACCGGCCAGGCAGCTGATGGATCGGGACGACTTAAATATGGAACTTCATGTGGAGAAGACCAAAGCTGAGACGATGGAGTATATTGGAAACCTTATGGCAGATGAGGTGATTCAAAACAATAAAATGGGGAGAGTCACCAGATGGATCCTTCCTGCGGGGCCGATGGAGGAATACAATACATTTATCAGAAGGGTCAATGGGGAGAGAATCAGTCTTAAAAACCTTTATGTTTTCCATATGGATGAATTTCTGGACTGGGAAGGGCGCCCTTACCCGGTAGAGCTGGCTTACCGGAGCTTAAAAGGAACCATGCTGCACGGGTTTTATAACAGGATTGACGGGGAACTGAACGTGCCGGAGGAGCAGAGGATCTGGCCGGATATAAACGATATAGATGCTTTTGACAGACAGATAGAGAAAGCCGGGGGGATAGACACCATATGGGCCGGG
This portion of the Clostridium sp. AN503 genome encodes:
- a CDS encoding glucosamine-6-phosphate isomerase — encoded protein: MDFKLKREQIEDWCRIPARQLMDRDDLNMELHVEKTKAETMEYIGNLMADEVIQNNKMGRVTRWILPAGPMEEYNTFIRRVNGERISLKNLYVFHMDEFLDWEGRPYPVELAYRSLKGTMLHGFYNRIDGELNVPEEQRIWPDINDIDAFDRQIEKAGGIDTIWAGIGCKGLVAFCEAPHSRYYRITEEQFKNSRTRIREINEDTLVALAEREAGGFYDAIPPMAVTIGMKSILSARRAVYMITTGSWKNTVIRIMLLNREVTLEYPVTFMVKHIPEQILCCDERTLDHPLAHPAALW
- a CDS encoding MFS transporter encodes the protein MAQRLILTAAAGCCFFLGFESGSYQYVLVKAAAEFKVNAFVMGAFVAVQFLASMISPALCGGLADRYGRKRIFGLFTGIFTLGCLWVFVSKGAAVFALGIFVTGFGYSMCESLASVVAAEETKRCPDGVVNLIQSAFSFGAVTGPWAADFIIRVWRLDWRFVFLTAGVGSGLMAVLLALGRKGASDGRASWSRASEARNRKHRKPGNALDHPFAFGGSLWVLAVLMFGYSMIETGGIYFIGTLQGSLGGGRESAWGISAVWLSMTVGRLIASRIRMKRLPVIAGGFFAASSAILGLSFCGSDQAGGAWMMTGLCAAMGMSMGPVWPALVSCAIERYPQKAALAASRMVMAGSAGGAVMPLFMGAVTDAYGVRTAYWMAAAVGAAACGTACLWGLKKTLCKSK